A region from the Lutra lutra chromosome 1, mLutLut1.2, whole genome shotgun sequence genome encodes:
- the CBARP gene encoding voltage-dependent calcium channel beta subunit-associated regulatory protein isoform X5 — MQPTPTMATAASTASTVVLTSRWDNATGSPTAEPDPILDNYVLLVVVMSLFVGGTLVVLSGVLLVCRRCWEAHPRFNRATEEAEKTATTYLDNGARPAQDPDFRGEDPEGQDAETERFLSTSSTGRRVSFNEAALFEQSRKSQDKGRRYTLTEGDFHHLKNARLTHLHLPPLKIVTIHECDLGEASAATPPHATAAPKANLAIFQPPGKALTGHSVGPSSALPGDPYNSAVGPADFEISPLASSDSGEGTWLDPATRSSKPAGPGPATGHREAGRGEAGPGSGAGPVLQFFTRLRRHASLDGASPYFKVKKWKLDPSQRASSLDTRGSPKRHQFQRQRAASESTEQEEGDAPHGDFIQYIASAGAAVAFPPPRPFLASPTSPSPTLGRLEAAKEVGAAGGASPESPPESSGGVGTEQLQQQESDGERDSGPEQAQTSYRDIWSLRASLELHAAAASDHSSSGNDRDSVRSGDSSGSGSGTTAPAFPPPSPPPTPRSADGEAGGPRKLLQMDSGYASIEGRGAGDDGLPSASEKRSSFTSAGRTATVGSSFEGALAPTEAPARPRSPRAWPRRAPRRDYSIDEKTDALFHEFLRHDPHFDDALPCAARHRARAHPHARKQWQQRGRQHSDPGARAATPAPAAPPFRPDPRPPRAPLRRGDSVDCPSEGRAGEDPAAPAIPVIEEEPGGGGGCPGSGLCVGSPGTLLDKLAAGLDDRLFPPRLAQPIAAAPALAAAAPTSPDHSPA; from the exons ATGCAGCCCACGCCCACCATGGCCACGGCCGCCAGCACCGCTTCCACCGTCGTCCTGACCTCGAGGTGGGACAACGCCACCGGCAGCCCCACC GCGGAGCCTGACCCCATCCTGGACAACTACGTGCTGCTGGTGGTGGTCATGTCGCTCTTCGTTGGTGGCACGCTAGTGGTGCTGTCCGGCGTGCTGCTCGTGTGCAGGCGCTGCTGGGAGGCTCACCCGCGCTTCAACAG AGCGACGGAGGAAGCGGAAAAGACCGCCACCACCTACCTGGACAATGGCGCTCGCCCGGCCCAAG ACCCCGACTTCAGGGGGGAGGACCCTGAGGGCCAGGACGCGGAGACCGAGCGCTTCCTGTCCACCAGCTCCACCGGCCGCCGGGTGTCCTTCAACGAGGCTGCCCTGTTTGAGCAGAGCCGGAAGTCGCAGGACAAGGGCCGCAG GTACACCCTGACGGAGGGGGACTTCCACCACCTGAAGAATGCCCGCCTCACCCACCTGCACCTGCCGCCCCTCAAGATCGTCACAATCCATGAGTGTGACCTGGGTGAAGCCAGCGCAGCCACCCCTCCCCACGCCACCGCCGCCCCCAAGGCCAACCTCGCCATCTTCCAG CCCCCGGGGAAGGCCCTCACCGGCCACTCCGTGGGCCCCAGCTCCGCCCTGCCAGGTGACCCCTACAACTCAGCCGTGGGCCCTGCTGACTTCGAGATCAGCCCCTTGGCGTCCAGCGACTCCGGGGAAGGCACCTGG ttGGATCCAGCCACCAGGAGCAGCAAGCCTGCCGGCCCAGGGCCCGCAACGGGGCACAGGGAGGCCGGGCGCGGGGAGGCAGGCCCTGGCTCTGGGGCCGGACCCGTCCTGCAGTTCTTCACCCGGCTGCGGCGCCACGCCAGCCTGGACGGGGCCAGCCCCTACTTCAAGGTCAAGAAATGGAAGCTGGATCCCAGCCAACGGGCATCCAGTCTGGACACTAGAG GCTCCCCCAAACGGCACCAGTTCCAGCGGCAGCGGGCAGCCAGCgagagcacagagcaggaggagggggacgCCCCCCACGGGGATTTCATCCAGTACATTGCCAGCGCAGGCGCCGCTGTGGCcttcccgcccccccgcccctttCTGGCCAGCCCCACCAGCCCGTCCCCCACCCTCGGCAG GCTAGAGGCAGCCAAGGAGGTGGGCGCCGCAGGAGGAGCGAGCCCCGAGTCTCCCCCAGAGTCTAGCGGCGGCGTGGGGACTGAGCAGCTGCAGCAGCAGGAGTCCGATGGCGAGCGGGACTCGGGGCCGGAGCAGGCGCAGACCAGCTACCGGGATATCTGGAGCCTGCGCGCCTCCCTCGAGCTGCATGCCGCGGCCGCCTCGGACCACAGCAGCAGTGGCAACGACCGCGACTCGGTGCGCAGCGGCGACAGCTCGGGCTCGGGCTCCGGGACCACCGCGCCCGCCTTCCCGCCGCCCTCGCCGCCGCCCACACCGCGATCCGCGGATGGCGAGGCGGGAGGTCCGCGGAAGCTGCTTCAAATGGACAGCGGCTACGCCAGCATCGAGGGCCGCGGCGCGGGCGACGACGGGCTGCCCAGCGCGTCCGAGAAGCGCTCTTCCTTCACCAGCGCCGGCCGCACGGCCACTGTGGGCAGCAGCTTTGAGGGGGCGCTGGCGCCCACGGAGGCGCCCGCCCGGCCCCGCAGCCCCCGCGCCTGGCCCCGCCGCGCCCCGCGCCGCGACTACAGCATCGACGAGAAGACAGACGCGCTCTTCCACGAGTTTCTGCGCCACGACCCGCACTTCGACGACGCACTGCCCTGCGCCGCCCGCCACCGCGCGCGCGCGCACCCGCACGCGCGCAAGCAGTGGCAGCAGCGCGGCCGGCAGCACAGCGACCCCGGCGCGCGCGCCGCCACTcccgcccccgccgcgcccccGTTCCGCCCAGACCCCCGGCCCCCACGCGCGCCTCTCCGCCGCGGCGACAGCGTCGACTGCCCATCCGAGGGCCGCGCGGGCGAGGACCCGGCGGCGCCCGCCATTCCGGTCATCGAGGAGgagcccggcggcggcggcggttgCCCCGGCTCGGGCCTGTGCGTCGGGTCCCCGGGGACGCTGCTGGACAAGCTGGCGGCCGGCCTCGACGACAGACTGTTCCCGCCGCGCCTCGCCCAGCCCATCGCCGCGGCTCCCGCGCTGGCCGCCGCCGCGCCGACGTCTCCCGACCACAGCCCGGCCTAA
- the CBARP gene encoding voltage-dependent calcium channel beta subunit-associated regulatory protein isoform X8 has translation MYPDFRGEDPEGQDAETERFLSTSSTGRRVSFNEAALFEQSRKSQDKGRRYTLTEGDFHHLKNARLTHLHLPPLKIVTIHECDLGEASAATPPHATAAPKANLAIFQPPGKALTGHSVGPSSALPGDPYNSAVGPADFEISPLASSDSGEGTWVRAPERPLPSLPHSKTELDPATRSSKPAGPGPATGHREAGRGEAGPGSGAGPVLQFFTRLRRHASLDGASPYFKVKKWKLDPSQRASSLDTRGSPKRHQFQRQRAASESTEQEEGDAPHGDFIQYIASAGAAVAFPPPRPFLASPTSPSPTLGRLEAAKEVGAAGGASPESPPESSGGVGTEQLQQQESDGERDSGPEQAQTSYRDIWSLRASLELHAAAASDHSSSGNDRDSVRSGDSSGSGSGTTAPAFPPPSPPPTPRSADGEAGGPRKLLQMDSGYASIEGRGAGDDGLPSASEKRSSFTSAGRTATVGSSFEGALAPTEAPARPRSPRAWPRRAPRRDYSIDEKTDALFHEFLRHDPHFDDALPCAARHRARAHPHARKQWQQRGRQHSDPGARAATPAPAAPPFRPDPRPPRAPLRRGDSVDCPSEGRAGEDPAAPAIPVIEEEPGGGGGCPGSGLCVGSPGTLLDKLAAGLDDRLFPPRLAQPIAAAPALAAAAPTSPDHSPA, from the exons ATGT ACCCCGACTTCAGGGGGGAGGACCCTGAGGGCCAGGACGCGGAGACCGAGCGCTTCCTGTCCACCAGCTCCACCGGCCGCCGGGTGTCCTTCAACGAGGCTGCCCTGTTTGAGCAGAGCCGGAAGTCGCAGGACAAGGGCCGCAG GTACACCCTGACGGAGGGGGACTTCCACCACCTGAAGAATGCCCGCCTCACCCACCTGCACCTGCCGCCCCTCAAGATCGTCACAATCCATGAGTGTGACCTGGGTGAAGCCAGCGCAGCCACCCCTCCCCACGCCACCGCCGCCCCCAAGGCCAACCTCGCCATCTTCCAG CCCCCGGGGAAGGCCCTCACCGGCCACTCCGTGGGCCCCAGCTCCGCCCTGCCAGGTGACCCCTACAACTCAGCCGTGGGCCCTGCTGACTTCGAGATCAGCCCCTTGGCGTCCAGCGACTCCGGGGAAGGCACCTGGGTGAGGGCCCCCGagcggcccctcccctccctgccccactccaaGACAGAG ttGGATCCAGCCACCAGGAGCAGCAAGCCTGCCGGCCCAGGGCCCGCAACGGGGCACAGGGAGGCCGGGCGCGGGGAGGCAGGCCCTGGCTCTGGGGCCGGACCCGTCCTGCAGTTCTTCACCCGGCTGCGGCGCCACGCCAGCCTGGACGGGGCCAGCCCCTACTTCAAGGTCAAGAAATGGAAGCTGGATCCCAGCCAACGGGCATCCAGTCTGGACACTAGAG GCTCCCCCAAACGGCACCAGTTCCAGCGGCAGCGGGCAGCCAGCgagagcacagagcaggaggagggggacgCCCCCCACGGGGATTTCATCCAGTACATTGCCAGCGCAGGCGCCGCTGTGGCcttcccgcccccccgcccctttCTGGCCAGCCCCACCAGCCCGTCCCCCACCCTCGGCAG GCTAGAGGCAGCCAAGGAGGTGGGCGCCGCAGGAGGAGCGAGCCCCGAGTCTCCCCCAGAGTCTAGCGGCGGCGTGGGGACTGAGCAGCTGCAGCAGCAGGAGTCCGATGGCGAGCGGGACTCGGGGCCGGAGCAGGCGCAGACCAGCTACCGGGATATCTGGAGCCTGCGCGCCTCCCTCGAGCTGCATGCCGCGGCCGCCTCGGACCACAGCAGCAGTGGCAACGACCGCGACTCGGTGCGCAGCGGCGACAGCTCGGGCTCGGGCTCCGGGACCACCGCGCCCGCCTTCCCGCCGCCCTCGCCGCCGCCCACACCGCGATCCGCGGATGGCGAGGCGGGAGGTCCGCGGAAGCTGCTTCAAATGGACAGCGGCTACGCCAGCATCGAGGGCCGCGGCGCGGGCGACGACGGGCTGCCCAGCGCGTCCGAGAAGCGCTCTTCCTTCACCAGCGCCGGCCGCACGGCCACTGTGGGCAGCAGCTTTGAGGGGGCGCTGGCGCCCACGGAGGCGCCCGCCCGGCCCCGCAGCCCCCGCGCCTGGCCCCGCCGCGCCCCGCGCCGCGACTACAGCATCGACGAGAAGACAGACGCGCTCTTCCACGAGTTTCTGCGCCACGACCCGCACTTCGACGACGCACTGCCCTGCGCCGCCCGCCACCGCGCGCGCGCGCACCCGCACGCGCGCAAGCAGTGGCAGCAGCGCGGCCGGCAGCACAGCGACCCCGGCGCGCGCGCCGCCACTcccgcccccgccgcgcccccGTTCCGCCCAGACCCCCGGCCCCCACGCGCGCCTCTCCGCCGCGGCGACAGCGTCGACTGCCCATCCGAGGGCCGCGCGGGCGAGGACCCGGCGGCGCCCGCCATTCCGGTCATCGAGGAGgagcccggcggcggcggcggttgCCCCGGCTCGGGCCTGTGCGTCGGGTCCCCGGGGACGCTGCTGGACAAGCTGGCGGCCGGCCTCGACGACAGACTGTTCCCGCCGCGCCTCGCCCAGCCCATCGCCGCGGCTCCCGCGCTGGCCGCCGCCGCGCCGACGTCTCCCGACCACAGCCCGGCCTAA
- the CBARP gene encoding voltage-dependent calcium channel beta subunit-associated regulatory protein isoform X3: MQPTPTMATAASTASTVVLTSRWDNATGSPTAEPDPILDNYVLLVVVMSLFVGGTLVVLSGVLLVCRRCWEAHPRFNRATEEAEKTATTYLDNGARPAQDPDFRGEDPEGQDAETERFLSTSSTGRRVSFNEAALFEQSRKSQDKGRRYTLTEGDFHHLKNARLTHLHLPPLKIVTIHECDLGEASAATPPHATAAPKANLAIFQPPGKALTGHSVGPSSALPGDPYNSAVGPADFEISPLASSDSGEGTWVRAPERPLPSLPHSKTELDPATRSSKPAGPGPATGHREAGRGEAGPGSGAGPVLQFFTRLRRHASLDGASPYFKVKKWKLDPSQRASSLDTRGSPKRHQFQRQRAASESTEQEEGDAPHGDFIQYIASAGAAVAFPPPRPFLASPTSPSPTLGRLEAAKEVGAAGGASPESPPESSGGVGTEQLQQQESDGERDSGPEQAQTSYRDIWSLRASLELHAAAASDHSSSGNDRDSVRSGDSSGSGSGTTAPAFPPPSPPPTPRSADGEAGGPRKLLQMDSGYASIEGRGAGDDGLPSASEKRSSFTSAGRTATVGSSFEGALAPTEAPARPRSPRAWPRRAPRRDYSIDEKTDALFHEFLRHDPHFDDALPCAARHRARAHPHARKQWQQRGRQHSDPGARAATPAPAAPPFRPDPRPPRAPLRRGDSVDCPSEGRAGEDPAAPAIPVIEEEPGGGGGCPGSGLCVGSPGTLLDKLAAGLDDRLFPPRLAQPIAAAPALAAAAPTSPDHSPA; the protein is encoded by the exons ATGCAGCCCACGCCCACCATGGCCACGGCCGCCAGCACCGCTTCCACCGTCGTCCTGACCTCGAGGTGGGACAACGCCACCGGCAGCCCCACC GCGGAGCCTGACCCCATCCTGGACAACTACGTGCTGCTGGTGGTGGTCATGTCGCTCTTCGTTGGTGGCACGCTAGTGGTGCTGTCCGGCGTGCTGCTCGTGTGCAGGCGCTGCTGGGAGGCTCACCCGCGCTTCAACAG AGCGACGGAGGAAGCGGAAAAGACCGCCACCACCTACCTGGACAATGGCGCTCGCCCGGCCCAAG ACCCCGACTTCAGGGGGGAGGACCCTGAGGGCCAGGACGCGGAGACCGAGCGCTTCCTGTCCACCAGCTCCACCGGCCGCCGGGTGTCCTTCAACGAGGCTGCCCTGTTTGAGCAGAGCCGGAAGTCGCAGGACAAGGGCCGCAG GTACACCCTGACGGAGGGGGACTTCCACCACCTGAAGAATGCCCGCCTCACCCACCTGCACCTGCCGCCCCTCAAGATCGTCACAATCCATGAGTGTGACCTGGGTGAAGCCAGCGCAGCCACCCCTCCCCACGCCACCGCCGCCCCCAAGGCCAACCTCGCCATCTTCCAG CCCCCGGGGAAGGCCCTCACCGGCCACTCCGTGGGCCCCAGCTCCGCCCTGCCAGGTGACCCCTACAACTCAGCCGTGGGCCCTGCTGACTTCGAGATCAGCCCCTTGGCGTCCAGCGACTCCGGGGAAGGCACCTGGGTGAGGGCCCCCGagcggcccctcccctccctgccccactccaaGACAGAG ttGGATCCAGCCACCAGGAGCAGCAAGCCTGCCGGCCCAGGGCCCGCAACGGGGCACAGGGAGGCCGGGCGCGGGGAGGCAGGCCCTGGCTCTGGGGCCGGACCCGTCCTGCAGTTCTTCACCCGGCTGCGGCGCCACGCCAGCCTGGACGGGGCCAGCCCCTACTTCAAGGTCAAGAAATGGAAGCTGGATCCCAGCCAACGGGCATCCAGTCTGGACACTAGAG GCTCCCCCAAACGGCACCAGTTCCAGCGGCAGCGGGCAGCCAGCgagagcacagagcaggaggagggggacgCCCCCCACGGGGATTTCATCCAGTACATTGCCAGCGCAGGCGCCGCTGTGGCcttcccgcccccccgcccctttCTGGCCAGCCCCACCAGCCCGTCCCCCACCCTCGGCAG GCTAGAGGCAGCCAAGGAGGTGGGCGCCGCAGGAGGAGCGAGCCCCGAGTCTCCCCCAGAGTCTAGCGGCGGCGTGGGGACTGAGCAGCTGCAGCAGCAGGAGTCCGATGGCGAGCGGGACTCGGGGCCGGAGCAGGCGCAGACCAGCTACCGGGATATCTGGAGCCTGCGCGCCTCCCTCGAGCTGCATGCCGCGGCCGCCTCGGACCACAGCAGCAGTGGCAACGACCGCGACTCGGTGCGCAGCGGCGACAGCTCGGGCTCGGGCTCCGGGACCACCGCGCCCGCCTTCCCGCCGCCCTCGCCGCCGCCCACACCGCGATCCGCGGATGGCGAGGCGGGAGGTCCGCGGAAGCTGCTTCAAATGGACAGCGGCTACGCCAGCATCGAGGGCCGCGGCGCGGGCGACGACGGGCTGCCCAGCGCGTCCGAGAAGCGCTCTTCCTTCACCAGCGCCGGCCGCACGGCCACTGTGGGCAGCAGCTTTGAGGGGGCGCTGGCGCCCACGGAGGCGCCCGCCCGGCCCCGCAGCCCCCGCGCCTGGCCCCGCCGCGCCCCGCGCCGCGACTACAGCATCGACGAGAAGACAGACGCGCTCTTCCACGAGTTTCTGCGCCACGACCCGCACTTCGACGACGCACTGCCCTGCGCCGCCCGCCACCGCGCGCGCGCGCACCCGCACGCGCGCAAGCAGTGGCAGCAGCGCGGCCGGCAGCACAGCGACCCCGGCGCGCGCGCCGCCACTcccgcccccgccgcgcccccGTTCCGCCCAGACCCCCGGCCCCCACGCGCGCCTCTCCGCCGCGGCGACAGCGTCGACTGCCCATCCGAGGGCCGCGCGGGCGAGGACCCGGCGGCGCCCGCCATTCCGGTCATCGAGGAGgagcccggcggcggcggcggttgCCCCGGCTCGGGCCTGTGCGTCGGGTCCCCGGGGACGCTGCTGGACAAGCTGGCGGCCGGCCTCGACGACAGACTGTTCCCGCCGCGCCTCGCCCAGCCCATCGCCGCGGCTCCCGCGCTGGCCGCCGCCGCGCCGACGTCTCCCGACCACAGCCCGGCCTAA
- the CBARP gene encoding voltage-dependent calcium channel beta subunit-associated regulatory protein isoform X7 — MQPTPTMATAASTASTVVLTSRWDNATGSPTVSEGFGVGWLGRAGLQRPRPAVLTPAGPQAEPDPILDNYVLLVVVMSLFVGGTLVVLSGVLLVCRRCWEAHPRFNRATEEAEKTATTYLDNGARPAQDPDFRGEDPEGQDAETERFLSTSSTGRRVSFNEAALFEQSRKSQDKGRRYTLTEGDFHHLKNARLTHLHLPPLKIVTIHECDLGEASAATPPHATAAPKANLAIFQLDPATRSSKPAGPGPATGHREAGRGEAGPGSGAGPVLQFFTRLRRHASLDGASPYFKVKKWKLDPSQRASSLDTRGSPKRHQFQRQRAASESTEQEEGDAPHGDFIQYIASAGAAVAFPPPRPFLASPTSPSPTLGRLEAAKEVGAAGGASPESPPESSGGVGTEQLQQQESDGERDSGPEQAQTSYRDIWSLRASLELHAAAASDHSSSGNDRDSVRSGDSSGSGSGTTAPAFPPPSPPPTPRSADGEAGGPRKLLQMDSGYASIEGRGAGDDGLPSASEKRSSFTSAGRTATVGSSFEGALAPTEAPARPRSPRAWPRRAPRRDYSIDEKTDALFHEFLRHDPHFDDALPCAARHRARAHPHARKQWQQRGRQHSDPGARAATPAPAAPPFRPDPRPPRAPLRRGDSVDCPSEGRAGEDPAAPAIPVIEEEPGGGGGCPGSGLCVGSPGTLLDKLAAGLDDRLFPPRLAQPIAAAPALAAAAPTSPDHSPA; from the exons ATGCAGCCCACGCCCACCATGGCCACGGCCGCCAGCACCGCTTCCACCGTCGTCCTGACCTCGAGGTGGGACAACGCCACCGGCAGCCCCACCGTGAGTGAGGGGTTTGGAGTGGGGTGGCTGGGCCGGGCGGGCCTCCAGAGGCCACGCCCAGCGGTCCTGACCCCTGCTGGCCCACAGGCGGAGCCTGACCCCATCCTGGACAACTACGTGCTGCTGGTGGTGGTCATGTCGCTCTTCGTTGGTGGCACGCTAGTGGTGCTGTCCGGCGTGCTGCTCGTGTGCAGGCGCTGCTGGGAGGCTCACCCGCGCTTCAACAG AGCGACGGAGGAAGCGGAAAAGACCGCCACCACCTACCTGGACAATGGCGCTCGCCCGGCCCAAG ACCCCGACTTCAGGGGGGAGGACCCTGAGGGCCAGGACGCGGAGACCGAGCGCTTCCTGTCCACCAGCTCCACCGGCCGCCGGGTGTCCTTCAACGAGGCTGCCCTGTTTGAGCAGAGCCGGAAGTCGCAGGACAAGGGCCGCAG GTACACCCTGACGGAGGGGGACTTCCACCACCTGAAGAATGCCCGCCTCACCCACCTGCACCTGCCGCCCCTCAAGATCGTCACAATCCATGAGTGTGACCTGGGTGAAGCCAGCGCAGCCACCCCTCCCCACGCCACCGCCGCCCCCAAGGCCAACCTCGCCATCTTCCAG ttGGATCCAGCCACCAGGAGCAGCAAGCCTGCCGGCCCAGGGCCCGCAACGGGGCACAGGGAGGCCGGGCGCGGGGAGGCAGGCCCTGGCTCTGGGGCCGGACCCGTCCTGCAGTTCTTCACCCGGCTGCGGCGCCACGCCAGCCTGGACGGGGCCAGCCCCTACTTCAAGGTCAAGAAATGGAAGCTGGATCCCAGCCAACGGGCATCCAGTCTGGACACTAGAG GCTCCCCCAAACGGCACCAGTTCCAGCGGCAGCGGGCAGCCAGCgagagcacagagcaggaggagggggacgCCCCCCACGGGGATTTCATCCAGTACATTGCCAGCGCAGGCGCCGCTGTGGCcttcccgcccccccgcccctttCTGGCCAGCCCCACCAGCCCGTCCCCCACCCTCGGCAG GCTAGAGGCAGCCAAGGAGGTGGGCGCCGCAGGAGGAGCGAGCCCCGAGTCTCCCCCAGAGTCTAGCGGCGGCGTGGGGACTGAGCAGCTGCAGCAGCAGGAGTCCGATGGCGAGCGGGACTCGGGGCCGGAGCAGGCGCAGACCAGCTACCGGGATATCTGGAGCCTGCGCGCCTCCCTCGAGCTGCATGCCGCGGCCGCCTCGGACCACAGCAGCAGTGGCAACGACCGCGACTCGGTGCGCAGCGGCGACAGCTCGGGCTCGGGCTCCGGGACCACCGCGCCCGCCTTCCCGCCGCCCTCGCCGCCGCCCACACCGCGATCCGCGGATGGCGAGGCGGGAGGTCCGCGGAAGCTGCTTCAAATGGACAGCGGCTACGCCAGCATCGAGGGCCGCGGCGCGGGCGACGACGGGCTGCCCAGCGCGTCCGAGAAGCGCTCTTCCTTCACCAGCGCCGGCCGCACGGCCACTGTGGGCAGCAGCTTTGAGGGGGCGCTGGCGCCCACGGAGGCGCCCGCCCGGCCCCGCAGCCCCCGCGCCTGGCCCCGCCGCGCCCCGCGCCGCGACTACAGCATCGACGAGAAGACAGACGCGCTCTTCCACGAGTTTCTGCGCCACGACCCGCACTTCGACGACGCACTGCCCTGCGCCGCCCGCCACCGCGCGCGCGCGCACCCGCACGCGCGCAAGCAGTGGCAGCAGCGCGGCCGGCAGCACAGCGACCCCGGCGCGCGCGCCGCCACTcccgcccccgccgcgcccccGTTCCGCCCAGACCCCCGGCCCCCACGCGCGCCTCTCCGCCGCGGCGACAGCGTCGACTGCCCATCCGAGGGCCGCGCGGGCGAGGACCCGGCGGCGCCCGCCATTCCGGTCATCGAGGAGgagcccggcggcggcggcggttgCCCCGGCTCGGGCCTGTGCGTCGGGTCCCCGGGGACGCTGCTGGACAAGCTGGCGGCCGGCCTCGACGACAGACTGTTCCCGCCGCGCCTCGCCCAGCCCATCGCCGCGGCTCCCGCGCTGGCCGCCGCCGCGCCGACGTCTCCCGACCACAGCCCGGCCTAA